One Roseomonas sp. OT10 DNA window includes the following coding sequences:
- a CDS encoding ABC transporter substrate-binding protein: MRHRATLLLAALACAPAATAALGQELRLGVSAEITSADPHFQSASPNNALWRHLYEPLVGLSETGESIPALAASWRLLAPDLWEFTLREGARFADGSPMTAEDVAFSLRRPPTVPNSPSSLAVHVRTIAEITVVDDRTLRLRTAQPDPILLQNLAAVAIVAKRAAEGKASADFASGGAGLGSGPYRFVSWVPGQAWVIARNPLSPVPQPWARVTFRPVSGNAARTAGLLAGDLDGIEQVPTADLPRLRGDARFTVISGVSTRLIYLQPDTAREQSPQVTGPDGEPIANPLRDPRVRRAMSLAIDRRALVERVMEGEAVPAGQFLPDGFFGTSPALHPDKADPAAARKLLAEAGWPQGFRLVLAGPNNRYVNDRNVMQAVAPMLTRIGIRTEVQAEPFAVFIPRMSRQEASLGLAGLATVYGDAARQIGGVAESFDAARGSGNFNYLRYSNPELDALMQRIRTTMEPEARRALTARASEVAMADLPVIPLYFQKASWALRRGLTMPPHPAEYTLATTIRPE, translated from the coding sequence ATGCGACACCGTGCGACGCTGCTGCTCGCCGCCCTCGCCTGCGCCCCCGCCGCGACCGCGGCGCTGGGCCAGGAGTTGCGCCTGGGCGTGTCGGCGGAGATCACCTCCGCCGATCCGCATTTCCAGTCTGCCAGCCCGAACAACGCCCTCTGGCGCCACCTCTACGAGCCGCTGGTGGGGCTGTCGGAGACGGGGGAGAGCATCCCCGCCCTCGCCGCCTCCTGGCGCCTGCTGGCGCCCGACCTGTGGGAGTTCACCCTGCGCGAGGGCGCCCGCTTCGCCGACGGCTCGCCGATGACGGCGGAGGATGTGGCCTTCTCGCTGCGCCGGCCGCCCACCGTGCCGAACAGCCCCTCCTCGCTGGCCGTGCATGTCCGCACCATCGCGGAGATCACGGTGGTCGACGACCGCACCCTGCGCCTGCGCACGGCGCAGCCGGACCCGATCCTGCTCCAGAACTTGGCGGCGGTTGCTATCGTCGCGAAGCGCGCGGCGGAGGGGAAGGCCAGCGCCGACTTCGCCAGCGGCGGCGCCGGGCTGGGCAGCGGCCCCTACCGCTTCGTCTCCTGGGTGCCGGGGCAGGCCTGGGTGATCGCGCGCAACCCGCTCTCCCCCGTGCCGCAGCCCTGGGCGCGCGTGACCTTCCGCCCCGTCTCCGGCAATGCCGCGCGCACCGCCGGGCTGCTGGCGGGCGACCTAGATGGGATCGAGCAGGTGCCCACCGCCGACCTGCCGCGGCTGCGCGGCGATGCGCGCTTCACCGTGATCTCCGGCGTCTCCACCCGGCTGATCTACCTCCAGCCCGACACGGCGCGGGAGCAGAGCCCGCAGGTGACCGGCCCTGACGGAGAGCCGATCGCCAACCCGCTGCGTGACCCGCGCGTGCGCCGGGCGATGAGCCTCGCGATCGACCGCCGCGCCCTGGTGGAGCGGGTGATGGAGGGCGAGGCGGTGCCGGCGGGCCAGTTCCTGCCGGACGGCTTCTTCGGCACCTCGCCCGCGCTGCACCCCGACAAGGCGGACCCGGCGGCGGCGCGGAAGCTGCTGGCCGAGGCGGGCTGGCCGCAGGGCTTCCGGCTGGTGCTGGCGGGCCCCAACAACCGCTACGTCAACGACCGCAACGTGATGCAGGCGGTGGCGCCGATGTTGACGCGCATCGGCATCCGCACGGAGGTGCAGGCGGAGCCCTTCGCCGTCTTCATCCCGCGCATGTCGCGGCAGGAGGCGTCGCTGGGCCTGGCCGGCCTCGCCACCGTCTATGGCGACGCGGCGCGGCAGATCGGCGGCGTGGCGGAGAGCTTCGACGCCGCGCGCGGCTCGGGCAACTTCAACTACCTGCGCTATTCGAATCCGGAGCTGGACGCGCTGATGCAGCGGATCCGCACCACGATGGAGCCGGAGGCGCGGCGCGCCCTGACCGCGCGCGCCAGCGAGGTGGCGATGGCCGACCTGCCGGTGATCCCGCTCTACTTCCAGAAGGCGTCCTGGGCGCTGCGGCGCGGGCTGACCATGCCGCCGCACCCGGCCGAGTACACCCTTGCCACCACCATCCGGCCGGAGTGA
- a CDS encoding Zn-dependent hydrolase, with protein MTNLLPDTELAATLFARLHAATADPAGGVTREAYGPGENAAHALVREAGEGIGLEARTDPAGNLYLTLPGADRAARRVVFGSHLDSVPRGGDYDGVAGVLAGLAVVSGLRRAGFVPPRDITVMAIRAEEAGAWFPFGCPGSRAALGMLPPEALAVRRMDAPVTLGEAMRAAGFDPDWCARGEAALTPRDTAAFVELHIEQGPVLEAEGLPVALVTGIPGSRRHRFARVLGEWNHSGATPRRYRRDAAAALAELAYRLEQEWIALEAEGRELVCTFCVMATAAEAGFTKIAGEAEFKLDVRSVDQEALDRLFAALHRLVAEIGARRGVRFELGPESAGTPTPLDPALLEGLGQAARMLGVPHRRMPSGGGHDASAFQKAGIPSAMLFVRNQNGSHNPDEAMRIEDFDAACRVLMRWVTQGEDPRTPA; from the coding sequence ATGACCAACCTGCTGCCCGACACCGAACTCGCCGCCACGCTCTTCGCCCGGCTGCACGCGGCCACCGCCGATCCCGCCGGCGGGGTGACGCGCGAGGCCTACGGCCCTGGCGAGAACGCCGCCCATGCGCTGGTGCGCGAGGCGGGCGAGGGGATCGGGCTGGAGGCGCGCACCGATCCGGCCGGGAACCTATACCTGACTCTGCCCGGGGCCGACCGGGCGGCGAGGCGGGTGGTGTTCGGCAGCCACCTCGACAGCGTGCCGCGCGGCGGGGACTACGACGGGGTGGCGGGGGTGCTGGCGGGGCTGGCCGTCGTCTCCGGGCTGCGCCGCGCGGGCTTCGTGCCGCCGCGGGACATCACGGTGATGGCGATCCGGGCGGAGGAGGCGGGCGCCTGGTTCCCCTTCGGCTGCCCCGGCTCGCGCGCGGCGCTGGGCATGCTGCCACCCGAGGCGCTGGCGGTGCGGCGGATGGATGCGCCGGTGACGCTGGGCGAGGCGATGCGGGCGGCGGGCTTCGACCCCGACTGGTGCGCGCGCGGCGAGGCGGCGCTGACCCCGCGCGACACCGCGGCCTTCGTCGAGCTGCACATCGAGCAGGGGCCGGTGCTGGAGGCGGAGGGGCTGCCGGTCGCGCTCGTCACCGGCATCCCCGGCAGCCGGAGGCACCGCTTCGCGCGGGTGCTGGGGGAGTGGAACCACTCCGGGGCAACGCCGCGCCGCTATCGCCGCGACGCGGCGGCCGCGCTGGCGGAGCTGGCCTATCGGCTGGAGCAGGAATGGATCGCGCTGGAGGCGGAGGGGCGCGAGCTGGTCTGCACCTTCTGCGTCATGGCCACGGCGGCGGAGGCGGGCTTCACCAAGATCGCCGGCGAGGCGGAATTCAAGCTGGACGTGCGCAGCGTCGACCAGGAGGCGCTGGACCGGCTCTTCGCGGCGCTGCACCGGCTGGTGGCGGAGATCGGGGCACGGCGCGGCGTGCGCTTCGAGCTAGGGCCGGAAAGCGCCGGCACGCCGACGCCGCTCGACCCCGCGCTGCTGGAAGGGCTGGGGCAGGCCGCGCGGATGCTGGGCGTGCCGCACCGTCGGATGCCCAGCGGCGGCGGGCACGACGCCTCGGCCTTCCAGAAGGCGGGCATCCCTTCGGCCATGCTGTTCGTGCGCAACCAGAACGGCAGCCACAACCCGGACGAGGCGATGCGGATCGAGGATTTCGACGCGGCCTGCCGGGTGCTGATGCGCTGGGTGACGCAGGGCGAGGATCCGCGGACACCTGCCTGA
- a CDS encoding ABC transporter permease: MLRRIGNRLLAMLPVVAIVTVVVFALTNLLPGDPTLTILGEQASPAARAAARAAYGLDDPLPLRYAQWVWRALQGDLGRSLRSNEPVVAMLQARVPVTLLLAGLSILIAVAIGLPAGVLAARFRGTWLDVAASLTSLAGMAVPYFWLGVLLILLFSVRLGLFPPSGYVPLTRDPALALQHMALPALTIGLAFAALVMRQTRAAMLGVLSQDYVRTARAKGLRERSVILRHALRNALIPVVTVIGLQVGALLGGAVVTETVFALPGLGRMLVEGIFQRDFPAIQGAVLFIVAAVLLVNLVTDLLYAVLDPRVQA; this comes from the coding sequence ATGCTGCGACGAATCGGAAACCGGCTGCTCGCCATGCTACCCGTGGTCGCGATCGTGACCGTGGTGGTCTTCGCGCTGACCAACCTGCTGCCCGGCGATCCCACCCTCACCATCCTGGGCGAGCAGGCGAGCCCCGCCGCCCGTGCCGCGGCGCGGGCCGCCTACGGCCTCGACGACCCGCTGCCGCTGCGCTACGCGCAATGGGTCTGGCGGGCGTTGCAGGGCGATCTCGGCCGCTCCTTGCGCTCCAACGAGCCGGTGGTGGCGATGCTCCAGGCGCGCGTGCCGGTCACGCTGCTGCTGGCGGGGCTGTCCATCCTGATCGCCGTCGCCATCGGCCTGCCGGCCGGCGTGCTGGCGGCGCGCTTCCGCGGCACCTGGCTGGACGTGGCGGCCTCGCTCACCTCGCTGGCAGGGATGGCAGTGCCGTATTTCTGGCTGGGCGTGCTGCTGATCCTGCTCTTCTCCGTGCGGCTCGGCCTGTTCCCGCCCTCGGGCTACGTGCCGCTGACGCGGGACCCCGCCCTCGCCCTCCAGCACATGGCGCTGCCGGCACTGACCATCGGCCTCGCCTTCGCCGCGCTGGTGATGCGCCAGACCCGCGCGGCGATGCTCGGCGTGCTGAGCCAGGACTATGTCCGTACCGCCCGCGCCAAGGGCCTTCGCGAGCGCTCCGTCATCCTGCGCCACGCGCTGCGCAACGCGCTGATCCCGGTGGTGACGGTGATCGGCCTGCAGGTCGGCGCGCTGCTCGGCGGCGCGGTGGTGACGGAGACGGTCTTCGCCCTGCCCGGCCTGGGGCGGATGCTGGTGGAAGGCATCTTCCAGCGCGACTTCCCGGCGATCCAGGGCGCGGTGCTGTTCATCGTGGCTGCCGTGCTGCTGGTGAACCTCGTCACCGACCTGCTCTACGCCGTCCTCGATCCCCGCGTGCAGGCGTGA
- the allE gene encoding (S)-ureidoglycine aminohydrolase codes for MQILPPGIAGHNRTMVTPHYAVMPPEGILPSRLPGFAGTAIHFHTSPAMGANFAQALLAMEPGGGTTGPREDGLEHFLYVLEGEAELGADGEARVLGAGGFAYTPAGRAYGIRAVGGPARAIWIQRPYIPAPGIAPRGAFLGHRDAVPRVNKHTQGRAWQALLGEADLAMDMEVNILSFAPGNYFPFVETHIMQHGLYMLEGQGLYLLGREWHECWAGDFIWMGAYVPQQFYATGWGETAYLLYKDVNRDVVFPGRQGQAGR; via the coding sequence ATGCAGATCCTTCCCCCCGGCATCGCCGGGCACAACCGCACCATGGTGACGCCGCACTACGCGGTGATGCCGCCCGAGGGCATCCTGCCCAGCCGCCTGCCGGGCTTTGCGGGCACGGCGATCCACTTCCACACCAGCCCGGCGATGGGCGCGAACTTCGCCCAGGCGCTGCTGGCGATGGAGCCGGGCGGCGGCACCACGGGGCCGCGCGAGGACGGGCTGGAGCATTTCCTCTACGTGCTGGAGGGCGAGGCGGAGCTGGGCGCCGACGGCGAGGCGCGGGTGCTGGGCGCGGGCGGCTTCGCCTATACCCCCGCCGGCCGGGCCTATGGCATCCGCGCGGTGGGCGGCCCGGCGCGGGCGATCTGGATCCAGCGCCCCTACATCCCCGCCCCGGGCATCGCGCCGCGCGGCGCCTTCCTCGGCCATCGCGACGCCGTGCCGCGGGTGAACAAGCACACCCAGGGCCGGGCCTGGCAGGCGCTGCTGGGCGAGGCGGACCTCGCCATGGACATGGAGGTGAACATCCTGTCCTTCGCGCCGGGGAACTACTTCCCCTTCGTCGAGACCCACATCATGCAGCACGGGCTGTATATGCTGGAGGGCCAGGGCCTCTATCTGCTCGGCCGCGAGTGGCACGAATGCTGGGCGGGCGACTTCATCTGGATGGGTGCCTACGTGCCGCAGCAGTTCTATGCCACCGGCTGGGGCGAGACGGCCTACCTGCTCTACAAGGACGTCAACCGGGACGTGGTCTTCCCGGGCCGGCAGGGGCAGGCCGGCCGCTGA
- a CDS encoding 2-hydroxyacid dehydrogenase, whose amino-acid sequence MSAPEVLILSPYLPEEDVTALRGLFPCHGPFDAAGLDSFLATQGGRVAGIATSGKVVLDAAMLDRMPGLRIISCFSAGTDRIDTDALAQRGIPLTTTSTALAEDVADLAIALAVMARRRLVAADAHARGGAWRQGAFPLGRSLSRCRLGLLGYGHIGQAVARRAAGMGMPIAYCTRRRREDSPHAYRATPLELAQGCDLLVVACPGGEANRHLVTGAVLDSLGPEGTLVNVARGEIVDQDALIVRLADGRLGSAGLDVLEGEPVVPEALARLENVVLLPHLGSATVEARHAMGQAMIEGLVKHL is encoded by the coding sequence ATGAGCGCGCCGGAGGTCCTGATCCTCTCGCCCTACCTGCCGGAGGAGGATGTGACGGCGCTGCGCGGGTTGTTCCCCTGCCACGGCCCTTTCGACGCCGCCGGGCTGGACAGCTTCCTGGCGACGCAGGGCGGGCGGGTGGCGGGCATCGCCACCAGCGGCAAGGTGGTGCTGGACGCGGCGATGCTCGACCGGATGCCGGGGCTGCGGATCATCTCCTGCTTCAGCGCCGGGACGGACCGCATCGACACCGACGCGCTGGCGCAACGCGGCATCCCGCTCACCACCACCTCGACCGCGCTGGCGGAGGACGTGGCGGACCTTGCCATCGCGCTTGCTGTCATGGCGCGACGACGGCTGGTGGCGGCGGATGCCCATGCCCGGGGCGGCGCCTGGCGCCAGGGGGCCTTTCCCCTGGGACGCTCGCTCAGTCGCTGCCGGCTCGGCCTGCTCGGCTACGGGCATATCGGGCAGGCGGTGGCGCGGCGGGCGGCGGGCATGGGGATGCCGATCGCCTACTGCACCCGGCGCCGCCGCGAGGACAGCCCGCATGCCTACCGCGCCACGCCCCTGGAGCTCGCGCAGGGCTGTGACCTGCTGGTGGTGGCCTGTCCCGGCGGCGAAGCCAACCGGCATCTGGTGACAGGCGCCGTGCTGGACTCGCTGGGGCCGGAGGGCACGCTGGTGAACGTCGCGCGTGGTGAGATCGTGGATCAGGACGCGTTGATCGTGCGGCTGGCGGACGGGCGCCTGGGATCGGCGGGGCTCGATGTGCTGGAGGGCGAGCCGGTGGTGCCCGAGGCACTGGCGCGACTGGAGAACGTGGTGCTGCTGCCGCATCTCGGCAGCGCAACGGTCGAGGCTCGTCACGCGATGGGACAGGCCATGATCGAGGGCTTGGTGAAGCACCTGTAG
- a CDS encoding LysR substrate-binding domain-containing protein produces the protein MRRDLPPLNALRAFEAAARLGGFAAAAGELGVTPGAVSRHVHLLEARLGQRLFDRGPRSLTLTAAGRALLPVLSEALDAMEAGIARALSPRPRTALGVFAQTSFAIGWMLPRLPRFHREHPEIELRLSTGIEAPALHGGSGAGTPDAAVVHGRGPWPDLATHLLFPDRLVPVCAPAWLAARDLAEPRALAGETLLVSDTAPEDWEEWFAHAGLRGLRPDRALRFGSSLLPPQAAGHGLGVALADLSLVQPELESGRLVNPAPAVPPLRRGTGWHLAHLPARGREVALVALRDWLLREAGGG, from the coding sequence ATGCGACGTGACCTGCCACCCCTGAACGCCCTGCGCGCCTTCGAGGCGGCCGCCCGGCTGGGCGGCTTCGCGGCCGCGGCGGGAGAGCTGGGCGTGACCCCCGGCGCGGTCAGCCGCCACGTCCACCTGCTGGAGGCCCGGCTGGGCCAGCGCCTGTTCGACCGCGGCCCGCGCTCGCTCACCCTGACCGCCGCGGGCCGCGCGTTGCTGCCCGTGCTGTCCGAGGCGCTGGACGCGATGGAGGCGGGGATCGCCCGCGCCCTGTCGCCCCGCCCGCGCACGGCGCTGGGGGTCTTTGCCCAGACCTCCTTCGCGATCGGCTGGATGCTGCCCCGGCTGCCCCGCTTCCATCGCGAGCACCCGGAGATCGAGCTGCGCCTGTCCACCGGCATCGAGGCGCCGGCGCTGCATGGCGGATCGGGGGCGGGCACCCCGGATGCGGCGGTGGTGCATGGGCGTGGCCCCTGGCCCGACCTCGCCACGCACCTGCTCTTCCCCGACCGGCTGGTGCCCGTCTGCGCCCCCGCCTGGCTGGCGGCGCGCGACCTGGCCGAGCCACGTGCCCTGGCCGGCGAGACGCTGCTGGTCTCCGACACCGCGCCGGAGGACTGGGAGGAGTGGTTCGCCCATGCCGGGCTGCGCGGGCTGCGGCCGGACCGGGCGCTGCGCTTCGGCTCCTCGCTGCTGCCGCCCCAGGCGGCGGGCCATGGGCTGGGGGTGGCGCTGGCGGACCTGTCGCTGGTGCAGCCGGAACTCGAGAGCGGCCGGCTGGTGAACCCCGCGCCCGCCGTGCCGCCACTGCGCCGGGGCACCGGCTGGCACCTGGCCCACCTGCCGGCACGCGGCCGGGAGGTGGCGCTGGTGGCGCTGCGCGACTGGCTGCTGCGCGAGGCCGGCGGCGGCTGA
- a CDS encoding enolase C-terminal domain-like protein, which yields MKIVDMRVRCVAIPLDSQLRHNTGVHPGYFLRTVLELITDEGIVGLGEVGGGDQRGALMKLKPRILGMDPFALELIKLKVLRAIYYLSNARLYAAIEMACLDIQGKMLGRPLSDLLGGRVRDAVPMIGYLFWRYDRPGGGDDRSAEDVAEHCVELHETLGVTAMKLKAGVEDPFEEARVLELCRRRLGDRFGLRIDPNGVWSVRTAVAVGRRLEALGLEYYEDPSWGLEGNAAVRQQVRIPIATNMYPARFDDLGPAIRMGAVDIVLTDIHYWEGPRGVKDLAAVCRTFNLGVAMHSGAEFGIELAAMLHTAATIPEMTVAGDAHYHYLTDDIIQGGKMRYVDGAIAVPTGPGLGVALDEEKMEKYGRLYEEKGDYYARFHADPRRPDWFPVVGGQ from the coding sequence ATGAAGATCGTGGACATGCGGGTGCGCTGCGTGGCGATTCCGCTGGACAGCCAGTTGCGGCACAACACGGGGGTGCATCCGGGCTACTTCCTGCGCACCGTGCTGGAGCTGATCACCGACGAGGGGATCGTGGGCCTGGGCGAGGTGGGCGGCGGCGACCAGCGCGGGGCGCTGATGAAGCTGAAGCCGCGGATCCTGGGCATGGACCCCTTCGCGCTGGAGCTGATCAAGCTGAAGGTGCTGCGCGCGATCTACTACCTGTCCAATGCGCGGCTCTACGCGGCGATCGAGATGGCCTGCCTCGACATCCAGGGCAAGATGCTGGGGCGGCCGCTCTCGGACCTGCTGGGCGGGCGGGTGCGCGATGCGGTTCCGATGATCGGCTACCTGTTCTGGCGCTACGATCGGCCCGGCGGGGGCGACGACCGCTCGGCCGAGGATGTGGCGGAGCATTGCGTGGAGCTGCACGAGACGCTGGGCGTCACGGCGATGAAGCTCAAGGCGGGGGTCGAGGACCCGTTCGAGGAGGCGCGGGTGCTGGAGCTGTGCCGCAGGCGGCTGGGCGACCGCTTCGGACTGCGAATCGACCCGAACGGCGTGTGGTCGGTGCGCACCGCCGTCGCGGTGGGGCGGCGGCTGGAGGCGCTGGGGCTGGAATACTACGAGGACCCGTCCTGGGGGCTGGAGGGCAACGCCGCCGTGCGGCAGCAGGTGCGCATCCCCATCGCCACCAACATGTACCCGGCGCGCTTCGACGATCTCGGCCCCGCGATCCGCATGGGCGCGGTGGACATCGTGCTGACCGACATCCACTACTGGGAAGGGCCGCGCGGGGTGAAGGACCTGGCCGCGGTCTGTCGCACCTTCAACCTGGGGGTCGCGATGCATTCGGGAGCGGAGTTCGGGATCGAGCTGGCGGCGATGCTGCACACCGCGGCGACCATCCCGGAGATGACGGTCGCGGGCGACGCGCACTATCACTACCTGACGGACGACATCATCCAGGGCGGCAAGATGCGCTACGTGGACGGCGCCATTGCCGTGCCGACCGGGCCCGGCCTGGGCGTCGCGCTGGACGAGGAGAAGATGGAGAAGTACGGCCGCCTCTACGAGGAGAAGGGCGACTACTACGCCCGCTTCCACGCCGACCCGCGTCGGCCGGACTGGTTCCCGGTGGTAGGCGGGCAATGA
- a CDS encoding IS481 family transposase has product MPWKALSVIESRREFVRLAGTGEVSVAELSRRFGISRQTGFALLRRYREAGEAGLEDASRRPRTSPRRVGPEMEARLLELRAAHPRWGGRKLARRLRDLGVEAVPAPSTVTQVLRRAGLLEAGEMPDRRASGRFERSAPNELWQIDFKGHIPAGKRRCHPLTVLDDHSRYALGILACAGETLTEVQARLSEVFRRYGLPAAILCDNGSPWGACGQLGRLPVQRSAFEVWLMRLGVATRHGRPRHPQTQGKDERFHRSLDVEVLQGRHFADLEACQRAFQAWRPVYNEQRPHEALGLAVPASRYQPSRIPFPRTLPLPDYYATDLVRRVRPDGCFKLKGHLVGLSQAFAGLDIALRPTSSQHLLSLHFMRFHLANLDISASPTIIHSVRDVSVHPSSISPV; this is encoded by the coding sequence ATGCCCTGGAAGGCGTTATCGGTGATCGAGAGCCGAAGGGAGTTCGTGCGTCTGGCCGGCACGGGCGAGGTGAGCGTGGCGGAGTTGAGCCGCCGCTTTGGGATCAGCCGGCAGACGGGCTTTGCCCTGCTGCGCCGGTATCGGGAGGCGGGCGAGGCTGGGCTGGAGGATGCCTCGCGCCGGCCGCGGACGAGCCCGCGGCGGGTGGGGCCGGAGATGGAGGCCCGCCTCCTCGAACTCCGGGCCGCGCACCCGCGCTGGGGTGGGCGCAAGCTGGCACGCCGGCTGCGCGACCTGGGGGTGGAGGCGGTGCCGGCGCCCTCCACGGTGACGCAGGTGCTGCGCCGGGCCGGCCTGCTGGAGGCGGGCGAGATGCCCGACCGGCGCGCCAGCGGCCGTTTCGAGCGATCGGCCCCCAACGAGCTGTGGCAGATCGACTTCAAGGGGCACATCCCGGCCGGCAAGCGGCGCTGTCATCCGCTGACCGTGCTGGACGACCATTCCCGCTATGCGCTGGGCATCCTCGCCTGTGCCGGCGAGACGCTGACGGAGGTGCAGGCGCGGCTGAGCGAGGTGTTCCGCCGCTATGGCCTGCCCGCGGCCATCCTCTGCGACAACGGCTCGCCCTGGGGGGCATGCGGCCAGCTCGGGCGCCTGCCGGTCCAGCGCAGCGCCTTCGAGGTCTGGCTGATGCGCCTCGGGGTGGCGACCCGGCACGGCCGGCCGCGCCACCCCCAGACCCAGGGCAAGGACGAGCGCTTCCACCGCAGCCTGGACGTGGAGGTGCTGCAGGGCCGTCATTTCGCCGACCTCGAGGCCTGCCAGCGCGCCTTCCAGGCCTGGCGCCCCGTCTACAACGAGCAGCGCCCACACGAGGCGCTGGGCCTGGCCGTCCCGGCCAGTCGCTATCAGCCCAGCCGCATCCCCTTCCCCCGCACCCTGCCACTGCCCGACTACTACGCCACCGACCTGGTCCGGCGGGTGCGGCCCGACGGCTGCTTCAAGCTGAAGGGCCACTTGGTCGGCCTGTCCCAGGCCTTCGCCGGCCTCGACATCGCCCTCAGGCCCACCTCATCCCAACACCTCCTCAGCCTTCATTTCATGCGCTTCCACCTCGCCAACCTCGACATCTCCGCCTCCCCCACCATTATCCACTCCGTCAGGGATGTCTCCGTACACCCGTCAAGCATCTCTCCGGTCTGA
- a CDS encoding RidA family protein: protein MRHPDIDRTPGPFANRSRTVTHRLPGGGGTVWALATARDKAAGVEAQTEDLLAVIDGYLTAAGTDRSRLLRAEVFMADLSQKAAMDAAWTRWLPGGCGPVRSAVQTPMPPGDLVEIIVTAALPGEPA from the coding sequence ATGCGACATCCCGACATCGACCGCACCCCGGGACCCTTCGCCAACCGCTCCCGCACCGTGACGCACCGCCTGCCCGGCGGGGGCGGCACGGTCTGGGCCCTGGCCACGGCGCGCGACAAGGCCGCGGGGGTGGAGGCGCAGACGGAGGACCTGCTGGCGGTGATCGACGGCTACCTGACCGCCGCCGGCACCGACCGCTCGCGCCTGCTGCGCGCCGAGGTGTTCATGGCCGACCTGTCGCAGAAGGCGGCGATGGACGCCGCCTGGACGCGCTGGCTGCCCGGGGGCTGCGGCCCCGTGCGCAGCGCGGTGCAGACGCCGATGCCGCCCGGCGACCTGGTGGAGATCATCGTCACCGCCGCCCTGCCCGGAGAGCCCGCGTGA
- a CDS encoding ABC transporter permease yields the protein MSATALPLPAMPRSASPGRVFLRRVLRSWQGAAAVAILALVLGMALLAPWLAPYSPIDVDFDALTEAPSARHLFGTDEVGRDVLSRIMHGATVSLQVVGLAVGLALAVGSAIGLVSGWLGGWVDALIMRVMDALLAFPLLVLALTIVAILGPDLMNAMLAIAITKTPGFARLVRAEVLTLRGLDFVKAARVAGAGDLRILARHIWPNVSGNVLVYGSLSASQALITESALSFLGLGAQPPAPSWGFMVATGLEYPAAWWMSVFPGLAIFLTVLAFNFLGDAARDALDSRLRHDDA from the coding sequence ATGAGCGCGACCGCCCTGCCGCTTCCCGCCATGCCGCGCAGCGCCTCGCCCGGCCGGGTCTTCCTCCGCCGCGTGCTCCGCTCCTGGCAGGGCGCCGCTGCGGTGGCCATCCTGGCCCTGGTGCTGGGCATGGCGCTGCTGGCGCCCTGGCTCGCCCCCTATTCCCCCATCGACGTCGATTTCGACGCGCTGACCGAGGCCCCCTCCGCCCGCCACCTCTTCGGCACGGACGAGGTGGGGCGCGACGTCCTCTCCCGCATCATGCACGGCGCCACCGTGTCGTTGCAGGTCGTGGGCCTCGCGGTCGGGCTGGCGCTGGCGGTGGGCTCGGCCATCGGCCTCGTCTCCGGCTGGCTCGGCGGCTGGGTGGATGCGCTGATCATGCGCGTCATGGACGCGCTGCTCGCCTTCCCGCTGCTGGTGCTGGCGCTGACCATCGTCGCCATCCTCGGCCCGGACTTGATGAACGCGATGCTCGCCATCGCCATTACCAAGACCCCCGGCTTCGCCCGGCTGGTGCGCGCCGAAGTGCTGACTTTGCGCGGGCTGGACTTCGTCAAGGCGGCCCGCGTCGCCGGCGCCGGCGACCTGCGCATCCTCGCGCGCCACATCTGGCCCAACGTCTCGGGCAATGTGCTGGTCTACGGCTCGCTCTCCGCCTCCCAGGCGCTGATCACCGAATCCGCCCTCTCCTTCCTCGGCCTCGGCGCCCAGCCGCCGGCGCCGAGCTGGGGCTTCATGGTCGCCACCGGCCTGGAATACCCCGCCGCCTGGTGGATGTCCGTCTTCCCCGGCCTCGCCATCTTCCTGACCGTCCTGGCCTTCAACTTCCTCGGCGACGCCGCCCGCGACGCGCTGGACAGCCGGTTGCGGCACGATGATGCGTGA